The Sinomicrobium kalidii region GGTCCGGATTTCCGTCACTGGAGGGAGGGCGTTTATATTGATGCCACCTCGGCACATAAAATCAATTCCGACGGCAGCCCGGGAACCAACTATGCACGCCTGAGAAACCGCCGGGACCGCTCGTGGACCCTGGATAACATTATCAGTTATAACAGAACCTTTTCGGATGTGCACAATATAGGGGTTACCCTGCTTCAGACTACCTCATCCTGGAACACCGAAAACTCGGCCATGAGTGCGAATAACATTCCCAAGGAGTCGTATTTATGGAATGCTTTCGGTTCTATAGATCTCACCAACCCCGACAACAATGCCGGTATGAGTTCCGGGCTTACCGAGCGTCAGCTCAACTCATACATGGTCCGTGTAAACTACGGTTTTGACGACCGTTATTTGTTTACCGTTTCCGGGCGTTGGGACGGGGCTTCCCAGCTTGCAGAAGGGCATAAATGGGATTTTTTCCCGTCGGCAGCATTTGCCTGGCGTATCAAACAGGAAAATTTTCTGAGCGATGCCGACTGGCTTACCGACCTGAAACTTCGCTTCGGCGTGGGTACCACGGGAAATTCTGCTGTTAGTCCTTATGCTACCAAGGGAGATATTACACAAATATACCTGCCATTTAACGGCATAGGAAACCAGGTAGGCTACACCACCAATGAGCCCTACTACTCCAGAGATCAACTCTCAATGGCCAATCCTAACCTGGGTTGGGAAAAAACGACCCAATACAATATCGGTATCGATTTTTCAATGTTCAACAACCGGATCAATGGGAGTATTGATGCCTATAAATCCTATACCAGGGATTTGCTGATGGAAGTCAACATCCCCACCCTCACCGGTTTCCCTTCTACCTTTGCCAATATAGGTAAAACAAACAACCGCGGGGTAGAAGTTACGCTTAATGCAACTCCGGTAGAGACCGGGGGCGGATTTGCCTGGGATACCAACATCAATGTAGCCTGGCAGAAGGATGAAATAGAAGAACTGGCATACGGTAAGAACGATATGGTAGATAACCAGTGGTTTATCGGTGAGTCCATAGGGGTTGAGTACGGATATGACAATGAAGGGATATGGCAGGACACCGCCGAGGACAGGGCCGAAATGGAACTCTGGAACGCCAACGGCTATGACTTTTCGCCGGGGAACGTACGCCCCAAAGACCAGAACGGCGACTATGAAATGACCACCGAAGACCGTGTTATTTTAGGGAACAGCGCCCCCAGATGGACCGTAGGATGGAACAACACCTTTACCTACAAAGGTCTGGAGTTGGGAATACACACCTATTCGCGTTTAGGTTATATGGCAAGCCTCGGAGGACAGGCCATGACAGCCCACAGCAATCAAATGGAGGTCGACTACTGGACCCCGGACAATCCGGATGCCGAATTCCAAAAGCCGATTCTCGGACAGGCCACTTCCGGGTCACAGGATGATTTTTCCGGAATCCTCGGGTTCAGAAAGGCTTCATTTATCAAAATCAGAAACATCTCCTTAGGATATAACCTGCCAAGTGATTTCTGTTCCAAATATGGGCTGAGCAATCTGAAAATCTATGTACAGGCGGTTAATCCCGGAAGTATTTATCAATCTGTAGACTGGTACGACTTTGACGTTGATTCGACAATATTCAATCGCAGTTTTGCATTGGGAATTAATATCGGAATATAAATAGAACGCTACAGGAAACTTATAAAAAATACGAAAATGAATACTATCAAAAATATCGGAATGTACCTTGTTCTGGTCATGGGATTATCGCTATCCTCATGTAACAAGGACTTCCTCGATGAAGAACTGACCACCCAATATTCAACCGATTATTTCGACACCCCTGAAGGGCTTGAAGAGCTCACCGTATCGCTTTATGGCAATATCCGCTGGCATTTTGGTTATGAATGGGCGTACGGAATTACCTTATACGGGACCGACGAATTCACAAATGCCAATGACCTAACCAACGAAATGTGGAATACCTATGACAACCGTCTCGGTCCGTTGGGTGCCAGTCCGGAAACCGGTGCTGCCAACAACAACGCCACCTCGCCAAGTGCCCTCTGGGACCAGATGTATTACGGTATAGCATCGTCCAACACCATAATTGCCAAGGCCCCCGAGGTCTTTGAGGACGAATCGGTCCGCAACCGTTGTCTGGCCCATGCATACTTTTTACGCGGTTATAATTATTATCGTTTAACTGCACAATACGGTGGTGTAGTACTTCAAACAGAGCCTGCCGAAGGCGTTGTCCGTAATTTCGAACGGGCCACCGAAGAGGAATGCTGGGAACAGATAATTTCCGACTTTCGCAATGCCTACGAGCTTTTTGAAGGGGAAGTTTACACCTATGGCAAAGGAATTACCTGGACCAAGGCCACTGCTGCCCATTTCCTGGCAAAAGCCCTCTTGTTCCGTGTATCTGAACGTAACGATTCATGGAACAGTTCTTATAAAGAGGCCGACCTTAACGAGGCTATAGAAGCCTCTACTTATGCCATCAATGCCCGGGGAGGACTCACGGAAAATTACAGCGATCTGTATGCCAACTGGACGGGAGTGGATTGTGAAATTGAACAACTAGACGAAATCCTGATGGCCGCCGGCTACAATGCAGACGGGGCCACTTCAGGACGTTTCGGCAATCGTACCTATAATTACTTTACCCCCCAGTTTTCCAACTTCTCGGGAGGTTGGGTTAAACGCGGTGTATGGATAGGCGGTATGGATTTTCAACGTTGCAGACCCACCGAATACAGTTATGCCGTTTTTGACCACGTAAACGATGCCCGCATGTGGAAAACTTTTAAAACGGTTTACGGCGTAAACAACGTTCAGGAAGAAAACTCGGGCGTAAAAGCCGGAGATCCGGGAATTGTCATGATTCTTAATACCAGAGACGACAACACCTATAACAACTACAATTTCGGAGCTTTCGTTCAAAATCCCGACTGGACAGATACGGAAGGGCGTTTACCGGAATGGAATTTGGGCAGTCGACAAACACCCACTTCAGGGTCACTGGCCGGTGAAAAGGACCAATGGGTTCCCAATTCACTGGTTTTATATCAAAACGGGGAGTACGTAGCTCCCCAATTTAAAAGCCAGCCCATATGCAACTTCTTTGCCGGGATCAATAAAACGGACGACGGCTCCCGTACAGCCGAAAAGGGGGATGCTCACCGCGACGTAACTATGGCACGCCTGGCCGAGACCTACCTCGTAAGAGCGGAATGTTATGTGCGCCTTAACCAGTACGGCAATGCCATGAACGACATTAACGTTGTCCGCAGAAGAGCCCAATGGAAGCAGGGAGAAAACAGGTCTTATTACAGCGACGGTTCCCAGGCGTTTGAAAACAACAGCCTAAATACCGAAAGTGCTGCGACGAATTATATCAATTCAAACCTGAACATGAATACCTATTATCTGTCAAACCCGGATATAGCAGTTACTACGGAAGCTTCGGATTTAACTTTAAATTCATTCCCCGATAACCTTCCTGAAGAAGATGAAGCTATTCTGGCGCAAATAGGTGCCTCAGGCCAGTACGACCGCGCATTGAACTTTATTTTGAACGAACGTACACGGGAGATGTTAGGCGAATGGCAACGCTGGGAAACCCTGTCCAGAACCGGAACCCTGATCAAGCGGACCAGGGCCTTTAATCCGGAAGCGATCAGTATTACCGAAAATAAGCACGAACTACGTCCGGTTCCGCAATCCTTTATCGACGGACTGCTGAACGAGGATGGTTCGAATCTATCTGATTCGGATAGGGCTTCCTGGCAAAATCCGGGATACGGCAATTAATGC contains the following coding sequences:
- a CDS encoding SusC/RagA family TonB-linked outer membrane protein; translation: MKNKYILWLSTLLLIFLSGSVYAQNRSVSGTITDTQGIPMPGVNVIIKGTNRGTSTDFDGKYSINVSQGDVLVFSYIGSKKVERPITQAGTYDVVMEMDNNQLEEVVVIGYGTQKKSDVTGALVSVDSEELMTQPVNNAFEALQGKAAGVDITSSQRPGTVGTIRIRGNRSLSASNAPLYVVDGVPLMSPSAIETLNPRDIESIEVLKDASATAIYGSRGANGVIIVSTKQGKPGRFSLNYSGVVTTSDIVDRAPSMSAADFIEFRRWAAYNLDPETYAHPDTPTYENDRTIFDSALDGQTSRDNVLKGWENGSWDPSRVTNTDWTDFVTQTAVTTEHNISASGGTEKMNAYGSFGYLNNEGTQKGQYYERYTAKLSAEIKPTDWFTLNASLNVTWSEQDYGMSTLGGRSNSIPDAIYGTAKSIYNMAVPYDPEGNLVINPGGESGIYTIMNEWEKSTQLSETMRALGSFSATFDIGEIVGGLEGLKYKMNFGPDFRHWREGVYIDATSAHKINSDGSPGTNYARLRNRRDRSWTLDNIISYNRTFSDVHNIGVTLLQTTSSWNTENSAMSANNIPKESYLWNAFGSIDLTNPDNNAGMSSGLTERQLNSYMVRVNYGFDDRYLFTVSGRWDGASQLAEGHKWDFFPSAAFAWRIKQENFLSDADWLTDLKLRFGVGTTGNSAVSPYATKGDITQIYLPFNGIGNQVGYTTNEPYYSRDQLSMANPNLGWEKTTQYNIGIDFSMFNNRINGSIDAYKSYTRDLLMEVNIPTLTGFPSTFANIGKTNNRGVEVTLNATPVETGGGFAWDTNINVAWQKDEIEELAYGKNDMVDNQWFIGESIGVEYGYDNEGIWQDTAEDRAEMELWNANGYDFSPGNVRPKDQNGDYEMTTEDRVILGNSAPRWTVGWNNTFTYKGLELGIHTYSRLGYMASLGGQAMTAHSNQMEVDYWTPDNPDAEFQKPILGQATSGSQDDFSGILGFRKASFIKIRNISLGYNLPSDFCSKYGLSNLKIYVQAVNPGSIYQSVDWYDFDVDSTIFNRSFALGINIGI
- a CDS encoding RagB/SusD family nutrient uptake outer membrane protein codes for the protein MNTIKNIGMYLVLVMGLSLSSCNKDFLDEELTTQYSTDYFDTPEGLEELTVSLYGNIRWHFGYEWAYGITLYGTDEFTNANDLTNEMWNTYDNRLGPLGASPETGAANNNATSPSALWDQMYYGIASSNTIIAKAPEVFEDESVRNRCLAHAYFLRGYNYYRLTAQYGGVVLQTEPAEGVVRNFERATEEECWEQIISDFRNAYELFEGEVYTYGKGITWTKATAAHFLAKALLFRVSERNDSWNSSYKEADLNEAIEASTYAINARGGLTENYSDLYANWTGVDCEIEQLDEILMAAGYNADGATSGRFGNRTYNYFTPQFSNFSGGWVKRGVWIGGMDFQRCRPTEYSYAVFDHVNDARMWKTFKTVYGVNNVQEENSGVKAGDPGIVMILNTRDDNTYNNYNFGAFVQNPDWTDTEGRLPEWNLGSRQTPTSGSLAGEKDQWVPNSLVLYQNGEYVAPQFKSQPICNFFAGINKTDDGSRTAEKGDAHRDVTMARLAETYLVRAECYVRLNQYGNAMNDINVVRRRAQWKQGENRSYYSDGSQAFENNSLNTESAATNYINSNLNMNTYYLSNPDIAVTTEASDLTLNSFPDNLPEEDEAILAQIGASGQYDRALNFILNERTREMLGEWQRWETLSRTGTLIKRTRAFNPEAISITENKHELRPVPQSFIDGLLNEDGSNLSDSDRASWQNPGYGN